A single Corynebacterium stationis DNA region contains:
- the fusA gene encoding elongation factor G codes for MAQEVLKDLKKVRNIGIMAHIDAGKTTTTERILFYTGINRKVGETHDGASTTDWMEQEKERGITITSAAVTCFWEGNQVNIIDTPGHVDFTVEVERSLRVLDGAIAVFDGKEGVEPQSEQVWRQAAKYDVPRICFVNKMDKMGADFYYTVGTIVDRLGAKPLVMQLPIGAEDDFDGVVDLLEMKALMWPGKVEIGTEATVAEIPADLVDRANEYREKLVETVAESDEELMEKYFAGEEITIPELKAAIRKLVVNSEIYPVYCGTAYRNKGIQPLLDAVIDYLPNPLDVGEVHGHAVGNEDEELVRKPSIDSPFSGLAFKLAAHPFFGQLIFVRVYSGKVTPGDEVQNTTKGKKERIGKLFQMHANKENPVEEAVAGNIYAIIGLKDTTTGDTLSDRANPIILESMDFPDPVIKVSIEPKTKADQEKLGTAIQKLAAEDPTFTVELDEESGQTVIGGMGELHLDVLVDRMKREYKVEANIGNPQVAYRETIRKSVESLDYTHKKQTGGSGQFAKVIVTIEPYNPDPAELEEGESATYKFENAVTGGRIPREYIPSVDAGIQDAMQYGYLAGFPLVNVKATLEDGAYHDVDSSEMAFKLAGSQVLKEAVAKAKPVLLEPVMAVEVTTPEEFMGDVIGDINSRRGQVNAMEDRAGAKLVKAKVPLSEMFGYVGDLRSRTQGRANYSMVFDSYAEVPSSVAQEIIEERTGAK; via the coding sequence GCGCGGTATTACCATTACCTCCGCTGCTGTTACCTGTTTCTGGGAAGGCAACCAGGTCAACATCATTGACACCCCGGGTCACGTTGACTTCACCGTTGAGGTTGAGCGTTCCCTGCGTGTTCTCGATGGCGCAATTGCTGTTTTCGACGGCAAGGAAGGCGTTGAGCCACAGTCCGAGCAGGTTTGGCGTCAGGCTGCGAAGTACGACGTTCCACGTATCTGCTTCGTTAACAAGATGGACAAGATGGGTGCAGACTTCTACTACACCGTCGGCACCATCGTTGACCGCCTGGGCGCAAAGCCATTGGTTATGCAGCTGCCAATCGGCGCTGAAGATGACTTCGACGGCGTTGTTGACTTGCTCGAAATGAAGGCTCTCATGTGGCCTGGCAAGGTTGAGATCGGCACCGAAGCTACCGTTGCTGAGATCCCAGCTGACCTGGTTGACCGTGCCAACGAGTACCGCGAGAAGCTCGTTGAGACCGTTGCTGAGTCTGATGAAGAACTCATGGAGAAGTACTTCGCTGGCGAAGAGATCACCATCCCTGAGCTCAAGGCAGCTATCCGTAAGCTGGTTGTTAACTCTGAGATCTACCCTGTGTACTGTGGTACCGCGTACCGCAACAAGGGCATCCAACCACTGCTCGACGCAGTCATTGACTACCTACCAAACCCACTCGATGTGGGCGAGGTTCACGGCCACGCTGTCGGCAATGAGGATGAGGAACTGGTTCGTAAGCCATCCATCGACTCCCCATTCTCCGGCTTGGCTTTCAAGCTTGCTGCGCACCCATTCTTCGGTCAGCTGATCTTCGTCCGCGTTTACTCGGGCAAGGTCACCCCAGGTGATGAAGTACAAAACACCACCAAGGGCAAGAAGGAACGCATTGGTAAGCTGTTCCAGATGCACGCCAACAAGGAAAACCCTGTTGAAGAGGCAGTAGCTGGTAACATCTACGCCATCATCGGCCTGAAGGACACCACCACTGGTGACACCCTGTCCGACCGTGCAAACCCAATCATCCTGGAGTCCATGGACTTCCCTGATCCAGTTATCAAGGTTTCCATCGAGCCAAAGACCAAGGCTGACCAGGAGAAGCTGGGTACCGCTATTCAGAAGCTTGCTGCTGAGGACCCAACCTTCACCGTTGAATTGGATGAAGAGTCCGGCCAGACCGTTATCGGCGGCATGGGCGAGCTGCACTTGGACGTTCTTGTTGACCGCATGAAGCGCGAATACAAGGTCGAAGCGAACATTGGTAACCCACAGGTTGCTTACCGCGAGACCATCCGCAAGTCTGTTGAGTCTTTGGACTACACCCACAAGAAGCAGACCGGTGGTTCTGGTCAGTTCGCTAAGGTTATCGTCACCATCGAGCCTTACAACCCAGATCCAGCTGAGCTGGAAGAGGGCGAGTCCGCAACTTACAAGTTCGAAAACGCTGTTACCGGTGGCCGTATTCCTCGCGAATACATCCCATCCGTCGACGCTGGTATCCAGGATGCAATGCAGTACGGCTACCTGGCGGGCTTCCCACTGGTTAACGTCAAGGCAACCCTGGAAGACGGCGCTTACCACGACGTTGACTCCTCGGAAATGGCCTTCAAGTTGGCTGGTTCCCAGGTTCTGAAGGAAGCTGTTGCTAAGGCAAAGCCAGTCCTTCTGGAGCCTGTCATGGCAGTAGAGGTCACCACCCCTGAGGAATTCATGGGCGATGTTATCGGTGACATCAACTCCCGTCGTGGCCAGGTTAACGCCATGGAAGACCGCGCTGGTGCCAAGCTGGTTAAGGCTAAGGTCCCATTGTCTGAGATGTTCGGCTACGTAGGCGACCTGCGTTCCCGCACTCAGGGCCGTGCAAACTACTCGATGGTCTTCGACTCCTACGCTGAGGTTCCATCCTCCGTTGCTCAGGAGATCATCGAAGAGCGCACCGGCGCTAAGTAA
- the tuf gene encoding elongation factor Tu, with protein MAKAKFERSKPHVNIGTIGHVDHGKTTTTAAITKVLADQYPEENEAFAYDMIDKAPEEKERGITINISHVEYSTPKRHYAHVDAPGHADYIKNMITGAAQMDGAILVVAATDGPMPQTREHVLLARQVGVPYILVALNKCDMVDDEEIIELVEMEVRELLAEQEFDEEAPIVHISALGALNGEEKWVQSIVDLMQACDDSIPDPVRETDKPFLMPIEDIFTITGRGTVVTGRVERGQLNVNEDIEIIGIQEKSLSTTVTGIEMFRKMMDYTEAGDNCGLLLRGTKREEVERGQVAIKPGAYTPHRKFEGSVYVLKKEEGGRHTPFMDNYRPQFYFRTTDVTGVVKLPEGVEMVMPGDNVDMSVELIQPVAMDEGLRFAIREGSRTVGAGRVTKVVE; from the coding sequence GTGGCAAAGGCTAAGTTTGAGCGTTCGAAGCCGCACGTAAACATCGGCACCATCGGACACGTCGACCACGGTAAGACCACCACGACCGCAGCAATCACCAAGGTACTGGCAGACCAGTACCCTGAGGAGAACGAAGCGTTCGCTTACGACATGATCGATAAGGCTCCTGAGGAGAAGGAGCGTGGTATTACCATTAACATCTCCCACGTTGAGTACTCCACCCCTAAGCGCCACTACGCACACGTAGACGCTCCAGGCCACGCCGACTACATCAAGAACATGATTACCGGTGCTGCTCAGATGGACGGCGCTATCTTGGTTGTTGCTGCAACCGACGGCCCAATGCCACAGACCCGTGAGCACGTTCTTCTTGCTCGCCAGGTTGGCGTTCCTTACATCCTCGTTGCACTGAATAAGTGTGACATGGTTGACGATGAGGAAATCATCGAGCTCGTTGAGATGGAAGTTCGTGAACTTCTGGCTGAGCAGGAGTTCGACGAGGAAGCTCCTATCGTTCACATTTCCGCTCTGGGCGCCCTGAACGGCGAAGAGAAGTGGGTACAGTCCATCGTTGACCTGATGCAGGCTTGCGATGACTCCATCCCAGACCCAGTTCGTGAAACCGATAAGCCATTCCTGATGCCTATCGAGGACATCTTCACCATTACCGGTCGTGGCACCGTTGTTACCGGTCGTGTTGAGCGTGGTCAGCTGAACGTCAACGAAGACATCGAGATCATCGGTATCCAGGAGAAGTCCCTCTCCACCACCGTTACCGGTATCGAGATGTTCCGTAAGATGATGGACTACACCGAGGCTGGCGACAACTGTGGTCTGCTTCTGCGTGGTACCAAGCGTGAAGAGGTTGAGCGCGGTCAGGTTGCTATTAAGCCAGGCGCTTACACCCCTCACCGCAAGTTCGAGGGCTCCGTCTACGTCCTGAAGAAGGAAGAGGGCGGCCGCCACACCCCATTCATGGACAACTACCGTCCACAGTTCTACTTCCGCACCACCGACGTTACCGGTGTTGTGAAGTTGCCTGAGGGTGTCGAGATGGTCATGCCTGGCGACAACGTCGACATGTCTGTTGAGCTCATCCAGCCAGTTGCTATGGACGAGGGCCTGCGCTTCGCTATCCGCGAAGGCTCCCGTACCGTTGGTGCTGGTCGTGTGACCAAGGTTGTTGAGTAA
- the ppc gene encoding phosphoenolpyruvate carboxylase → MSEQVRDDIRLLGRILGRVIAEQEGEDVFELVESTRRLAFGVARGEEKAEALLATFRTIDENRINLVARSFSHFALMANIAEDLDDETALAAREDAGAQAPDASLHGVLGKLKAAKDIKTSDVTRILDAAQVSPVFTAHPTETRRRTVFDVQERIVALLRERHSILAQPQTARLEARLAEIEREAHLRMTILWQTALIRIARPQIEDEVNVGLRYFKRSLLEQVPAINRDTIAGLRDVFGASVPNRQVVRTGSWIGGDHDGNPYVTGDTLTYATRQAADTILEYYVDELAALEKELSLSDRYSESSAELQELATRGRNDIPSRVDEPYRRAIHGVHGRMVATRAAVAGEAAAESGEFSPYASPTQFRADLQVIDRSLRQFNDAIIADDRLLRILSAVDTFGFHLNALDLRQNSESFEAVLDELFAAAGVTATDAGYASLDESAKRELLVAELTSARPLVFPWSQDFSADTERELGIFRAAAQAVELLGPGVVPHCIVSMTGTVSDILEPMVLLKEVGIISFNPAQQRLVGSVDIAPLFETIEDLKAGAEILQELWEVDLYRGYLRGREDVQEVVLGYSDSNKDGGYLSANWALYDAQLAIVKACDTHGIGLRFSHGRGGAVGRGGGPTYDAILAQPEGAVRGSVRITEQGEVISARYGTASTARRHLEAFVAGTLEASLLDTEKLKEPERAYGIMRDIASLAGEKYAQLVRDDSGFIDYFTQSTPLHEIGDLNMGSRPTARKQTESIGDLRAIPWVLSWSQSRVNLPGWFGVGTGIMRWAGEDETRWQDLRKLYQAWPFFRSVLDNMAQVMGKASMNLAQIYSTLVDDSAVSQRVFNTILDEYELTKEVFFRITGHDSLMAGNERLERSVQRRYPYLLPLNAIQIELLRRYRAGEDTFLVSKTIQVTMNGLATGLRTSG, encoded by the coding sequence ATGAGTGAACAGGTGCGCGATGATATCCGACTGCTAGGACGCATCCTCGGCCGAGTAATTGCCGAGCAAGAAGGCGAAGATGTATTTGAGTTGGTGGAAAGCACTCGCCGCTTGGCCTTCGGGGTGGCGCGCGGTGAGGAAAAAGCTGAGGCCTTGCTGGCGACCTTCCGGACTATCGATGAAAACCGCATCAACCTCGTTGCGCGTTCTTTCAGCCACTTTGCGCTGATGGCGAATATCGCAGAGGACCTCGACGATGAAACGGCGCTTGCAGCCCGCGAGGATGCTGGTGCACAGGCTCCCGATGCTTCCCTGCATGGGGTTTTGGGCAAGCTCAAGGCGGCGAAAGACATCAAAACAAGTGATGTCACCCGTATCTTGGATGCCGCGCAAGTCTCCCCTGTTTTTACCGCACACCCCACGGAGACACGGCGTCGTACGGTATTTGATGTCCAGGAGCGCATCGTGGCGCTATTGCGTGAGCGCCACAGCATCTTGGCCCAACCGCAAACAGCACGGCTTGAAGCCCGTCTTGCTGAGATTGAACGCGAGGCTCACCTGCGCATGACCATCCTGTGGCAAACCGCGTTAATTCGCATTGCACGGCCACAGATCGAAGATGAAGTAAACGTAGGTCTGCGCTACTTCAAGCGCAGCCTCTTAGAGCAGGTGCCGGCGATTAACCGCGACACCATCGCCGGGCTTCGCGATGTCTTCGGCGCATCAGTGCCCAACCGGCAAGTTGTGCGCACAGGGTCATGGATCGGCGGCGACCACGATGGCAATCCTTATGTCACCGGCGATACTTTGACCTACGCGACGCGACAGGCCGCGGATACCATCCTGGAATACTACGTTGATGAGCTCGCAGCACTAGAAAAAGAACTGAGCTTATCAGACCGCTATTCAGAAAGTTCCGCGGAATTACAAGAACTGGCCACGCGCGGGAGAAACGATATTCCAAGCCGCGTCGATGAGCCTTACCGCAGGGCAATCCACGGAGTGCACGGACGCATGGTAGCTACCCGCGCAGCCGTTGCAGGAGAAGCCGCAGCTGAGTCTGGGGAATTTTCACCTTATGCCTCCCCGACCCAGTTTCGCGCGGATTTGCAGGTTATTGACCGGTCTTTGCGGCAATTTAATGATGCGATCATCGCCGACGATAGGCTGCTGCGAATTCTTTCTGCCGTGGATACTTTTGGCTTCCACCTCAATGCTTTGGATCTGCGTCAGAACTCGGAGTCTTTCGAGGCCGTCTTGGACGAACTTTTCGCTGCCGCGGGCGTTACTGCAACAGATGCCGGCTACGCCAGCCTGGATGAGAGCGCCAAGCGTGAACTACTAGTAGCTGAGCTCACCTCTGCTCGCCCACTGGTCTTCCCGTGGTCACAAGACTTCAGTGCAGACACGGAACGCGAACTAGGGATCTTCCGGGCAGCAGCCCAGGCCGTCGAGTTACTGGGGCCAGGTGTTGTCCCGCACTGCATTGTTTCAATGACCGGTACAGTCAGCGATATTTTGGAACCGATGGTACTGCTCAAAGAAGTAGGCATCATAAGCTTTAACCCAGCCCAGCAACGCCTCGTGGGTTCAGTGGACATCGCACCGCTTTTTGAAACCATTGAAGACTTGAAGGCTGGCGCGGAGATCCTTCAAGAACTATGGGAAGTTGACCTTTACCGCGGATACTTGCGCGGGCGCGAAGACGTCCAAGAAGTCGTGTTGGGGTATTCCGACTCCAATAAAGACGGCGGGTATTTGTCTGCGAATTGGGCTTTATATGATGCGCAGCTAGCCATCGTCAAGGCCTGCGATACGCACGGCATCGGGTTGCGCTTTTCACATGGCCGCGGCGGTGCTGTGGGTCGCGGTGGCGGGCCGACGTACGATGCCATCTTGGCCCAGCCTGAAGGTGCGGTCCGGGGCAGCGTGCGTATTACCGAGCAAGGTGAGGTCATCTCTGCCCGCTACGGCACAGCGAGTACCGCGCGCCGCCACCTGGAAGCTTTTGTCGCGGGCACGCTAGAAGCCTCTCTACTGGATACTGAAAAGCTAAAAGAGCCTGAACGCGCCTATGGCATCATGCGGGATATCGCCTCGCTGGCCGGTGAGAAATATGCGCAATTGGTGCGCGATGACTCCGGGTTTATCGACTACTTCACGCAATCCACGCCATTGCACGAAATTGGCGACCTCAATATGGGATCACGCCCAACTGCTCGCAAGCAGACCGAATCCATCGGTGACTTGCGCGCGATTCCATGGGTCCTGTCATGGTCGCAGTCGCGCGTTAACCTGCCGGGCTGGTTCGGAGTGGGCACAGGCATCATGCGCTGGGCTGGCGAAGACGAGACCCGCTGGCAAGATTTGCGCAAGCTTTATCAGGCATGGCCGTTCTTTCGTTCCGTGCTCGACAACATGGCGCAGGTCATGGGGAAAGCGTCGATGAATCTCGCACAGATCTACTCCACGCTTGTCGATGATTCCGCCGTATCCCAGCGCGTGTTTAACACCATCCTGGACGAATACGAATTAACCAAAGAGGTATTCTTCCGCATCACTGGTCATGATTCGCTCATGGCTGGTAATGAGCGTTTGGAGCGTTCAGTACAGCGACGCTATCCATACTTACTGCCGCTCAACGCCATCCAGATTGAGTTGCTGCGCCGCTACCGCGCGGGCGAGGATACATTCTTGGTCTCTAAGACCATCCAGGTGACCATGAACGGGCTTGCGACAGGTCTACGCACCTCAGGCTAG